The following DNA comes from Dermochelys coriacea isolate rDerCor1 chromosome 21, rDerCor1.pri.v4, whole genome shotgun sequence.
TACCATCTCCAGTGACATACTGAGGTTTTGATGGAAGCATTTTTCCATTTGGGAACCATGGAGCACCACAGACACTTCGAGGTACTGTAGTAAAAATAAAGGggtgacatttaaaataaatctgagtCCAGGGCATAATTGAATGACTCACTACAATATTTATCATGTCTGGCCAAGGACATACATCCTAGAAGCTGGGCAACTATCATTCACAGGACAGCTCGATGTACTGTCCTTTGGCAAGGGCAGTGCAGGGAATAACTACCAAAGAGCTAATGTTCTAAGAGAGATAACGAAACATGCAAGCAGATTACTTGCCTGATTTTCTGATAAGCATATTAGAAAGGCCTCATAAGGAGAAGGAGCTGATCTGGCAAAACAAGGAGGGTGGTCTATAGGTAGGATATACAGATAGTCTCAGCTTCCAAGGTTGTCCCTCCCTCGCTTATCTGTCCTTTCATTTGTTAGTTGCTAGAGAGGCAGACACACAGAACATCAAGGCTAACTTGTACTTGATGTGGTGTAAAAGGGGTGAAGATATCTTGTCGTAAAGATCTCGTCCTTCACATAGACAATGCAGATGCTACAGAAAGGTCTGTCCTCTTGGCTTATGTGGGATTCTCCAAGGCAGTCTCTGGGCCcacacatgcagccagacacATTAGAGcctatcctgagcctagcagtgGCTATTGCGACACCACCAATGTACTACTCTTTGCCTGgatgaggaggtggtggtggttagACCAAGATCAGAGCCTTCCTCCTTCCAGCAAGGTAGTGAACAACCACAGCTAGTATGCCCCTAAAGACTCCTGAACTCCTCTAGGTTTTAAACTTTCACAAGTCACACATGCAAGACCAAGCTGCCAATGAGTTAGTACATCTAACGTCCACTGTCACTGATGCCTTAGCCCCAAGCTGCTCAATTCTCCATCACTCTGTCACCATTGTTCACAGATGAACTATGGCAGAGAAAGCACACTAacgaataaaatattttgaatgcaCCTGCCAGGAGCATTGGCTCTTACATGACTAAGTCAGTGCAGTGAAGGCAGCGAAAAGCGCATTCTATTCTGCCATCAGTGAGTCAATGTCAGCGAGCAGAGCTATTTCACATAACCCTGAGGTTAAATCAGCACAGACATCAGACCCAAGCATTGACCATTACCAAGAACTTTCAGCTTACTTCATTGATAATCAGTCAAGCTTAACTGGGAAAGACAAATTCACCCCTGACCAGATCATATTCTCCACTCCACAACTCAACAGCATGACTCCACCATGTATGCCATAGCTCAGGAAaccctgaaaaatatttaaaccaCAAGCTGTGAAATGGATCCATGGTCTTCCTGCCTAGTAAAAGCCAGTAGGGAAATACAGCCACTACTTCTGCTTCTCTCTGAGAAGTAGTCTTTCCATAATCACCAAGCCCCTTGCAAAAGACAGTAGCTTCCCAATCCAAGAAGCCATAACTGGaccctgaaaacaaacaaacaaaaaaaacacaaacaaaccactCTTGATCCCATTCCTGGGCAAAGTAACTTAGAAAACAGTAGCCACTGCGTACATTTAAGGATAATCAAAACCTTAGACTCCCCCCTCAATGCAGAAACCCTAATGGCTGACAAGTTTACGATTACCATTAAACTCAATTAAAAGCTATTTATCTTCATGTTTCCTAGTGGCTAGAATCTGCAGAAGCAACATCTGTGTTAATGCACATGCCTGTGAAGCAACAGGGGAAAAGACCATGACAGTCTTATCTAGACTTACGTTGACAAGTTTGTACAGAAGGATCCCACACATTGTTTCCTTTGCAGTGACTAGTCATAGATTTTGCACCATCGGGCAAGACATAATTCGCCTCGCAGGTCAAGGTAATACCATCTCCAGTGACATATTGAGGTTTTGATGGAAGCATTTTTCCATTTGGGAACGGTGGAGCGCCACAGACACTTTGAGGTACTGTAGTAAAAAATAAATGCTTCTGCTTTGATTTGTAAAAATGTAATGTGTTCTGGAACTTCCAACAGCAAGTGACTGGGATGCCTCAGAATTAGGGCTTGGACCAGGACATAGCACAGACTGTTCTAAGGGCACAAGACAATAAACTTCTTGTCCATGTCCGTGATCACAAGGTTTGCTCGTATTACTTGAGCTCTATTGCTACCTCTCACACAGTGGACCATAAGCAAACTGCTAATCCATCTACATGACATAGCAGGAGCAGATGACTCTGTACTGAAGTGGTTGAGACTCAATGACTGAGGCTCCTCCTAATGGATGGCCCTCAGCTGTGAGATTCCACAGGGACCCATGCTATCCCCTTTCCTCTTCAATATCTACAGGCAGCCACGGGGAGAGAGAATTAAACACCACGCGCTCAGTTGCCAACACAGTATACCAACACTCAATTGTATTTTTCATTCTCAATAGATGCAACCACTGAAGTGTCAGAATGCctacccccctccacccccacaaaaaaccaaaacaaaacacaccagctTGTAGAGATGAACTCCCTTAGGAGAAATCCCACCTTAGGTCTAAAGTTTGCATTTCCTTTCTTCACTCTAAACAACCTTGTAGTCTAACCAAGCCTTGGAAGAACAAGGTTAGATTTTTATAATGCTGTGTGCTCAATGTGTAAGGGAAGATGACCTCTCAAATCCCATTTGCACTTACTTTTTTCACAAGTTGGTATTGGAGGAGACCATAAATTGTTGGCTTGGCATATAATCACATGACTGCCAACCATGAAGTAGCCAGCCTCGCATCCAAATGTAATGGCGTCTTGATATGAATAGGAAGGACCAAATCCACTTAGTTTTCTCCCATTTTCAACTTCTGCATTCTTGCACTGGACCACTGAAAATGAGTACGAATGTGAGAAACTCTTcttctaaagaaaaaataaagcccTGAAACATGTGAATAGCAtatctttacatttttttaaataaatggtggcTTTAATTCTGCATCCCATTCTCCCCCGACctaattttaaagtttatttcTACAACAGCTACCTAGGAGCTAGacgagaggaaaaaaaaataactaaacagATACATACAGATATTAAAATCTCAACACTGCATTTAATTGGATTCCTATTCACAAGTCCAAGAATAGCAAGGTTAAGGAAGAAATTCCCTTAGGTTTACCACAACCATACTACATGTGACAGTTAAAGTAGACCAATGACACAATTTCACTTCAGACAAAAAACCCCTAAGTTTTACTGAGGGTATCCAAATGTCCAACTGACAAAATGTTAACTTTGCTACTCATACTTAGTGGGTTTATGTCTCATGACTTTTCTTTGCTTCTGCACTCTTCACTTAGTGGATCTGTTGCTCTTGACCAATCAACACTACTCTCCCTCTTGTTCCTGAGCTcccaagatccaactctactatATTCTTGCTTTTGGTTGTCCTGCTATTATTGAACTTTATATTCTCATTTCCCCTAGCCCATCCTATGATTATACTTTCCATCAGTCTGCTTTACAAACAAACACTGATCCCTGGTccaaattctcagctggggtAATTATACAGAATCATTGATTTCAAGGGCACTACATGAGTTTATACTAACTGAGGATTTGGTCCCTTGTGTCTTTACTAGTTCATTATCCCTTGCAGAGGATGAGATTCTCTCAATTTGACAGCAACACAAAGCTAACACATCCAATGCTACTACGAAGAGAAGGGAGAATTCCAAGCTTTGTCACCAATACAAACATTGTCCAAATCAGTTTGGGATTGGCTGGTTGGACGCATTAGGATTCTGTTCTACATAGGTTAGAATACCACACTCATAATAATAGCGGACTGCCTTCCATtaatgcaggggtctcaaacacgtggttCATGTGGTCTGTagggttattttctgtggcccgccagctcccccgcccccccagcatttacctagagtggctccctccctgcctgccttgctccCCCACCGCTCCAGGAAGTGGCCGGGACCTGGGAGGCGGGGGtctgggaggggctgcagttccctgttcctggccaattggAGCTTCGGGGAAAGTACCTGAAGGAGccgccagggcaacacacagacccctgtgcccccagctTCCATCTGCTTTCTGGAgcggtgtgggggcagggcaggcagggaacctgccctgTCCCTGGTGTGCAGGGGGCCAGACCTgttccccaaacccctcctgtagccaaaccccctgccctgagctgcctgccacaccctgcaccccctgggggcagagaggggcagagttggggtggggatttcagggaaggggtgggaagaggtggggcctcacCGAAGGGGTAGAGCGGGGGGCGGGtggtcagtgatgcggcccttgggcaAATGTACTACTCCTCATGTGACCTTTTTGGTCATTTGAATTTGAGACCCCTGCATTAAGCAACATGCCTACATATCTGTCAAATGTTGATGTCATACCACTGTTTAAAGTCAAGTGAAATACAATATATCTGTGTGAGTGTGAATAGCCTAAAGCTGACTCATGAGTCTGGGCACTTGGAAACCGCCCTCACATGGGGCACACTAGGGAGATAACTGGTTAATCATCCAGTCCTTAACCAATTAAACAGGGTGGCTCAGCTCACTAGCTGAGGACAgctaaaagacaggaaaagaGGTAGTCTGGGAAGGAAGGGTTGGAGAAGCCCAGGATCACAGGGAGATAAGATCTCTCAGCCTGTCCCTAGGGAGAAGGTAAGAGCATTGTGCTGTGGGGAGCTTGTATTGTTATTGCACAGTATAAATACAAGCACATGATGCTGAGCTTGCCAAATAGTGCTCAAGAACTTTGTCATAGGGCAGGGTTCCCTCACCCCAGATTCCTCGCTGCAATCAGCTACACCAGATCTATATCATGCGAGTGGGAGATGAAAACTGAGCTCAGAGAGATCTTTACCACTACTTTTAAAGTTCTGAAGGGATGTACTACAAGTTTTTAACCAGCAAAACTGGTTGTCCTCCTATCCCACACAGTTCAACACATTCTGTTGAATCTTTTTTTCAGATTAAGGAATTcaggggaagagacaggattgTCTagcattggggatttttaaagaaaactactAATCTCCTGATGCCACATATCTGAAAATTAAACAGCGACACTTTGAACAACTAAAATCTGATATGGGTATGTTTAGGATTTGAACATATACCACAGAAGCAAAGGAATTCAAAGTTAAAGACAAACACAAACAAGATATCTGGGGTGCCCTATTTTATCCAGATGAGATATTTAATCTTAAACTTGAGTATccttttggtttgatttttataGAAGCTACAAAAAATAGTGACCTTTACACTGAGGGGGCTCTCCACTCCAAATCCCATTTTGGTCTTCGTCAGATGTACAATGAATAGATGCCTCTCCAATAAGTGAGAAAGGGTCTGTGCCTCTTGGTACAGTATTACAGATATAAGTTACTGTTGAGCCATAGGTGTAGTGAGTATTGGGGTCACCAGAATGCTCCCCATTCTTGATGTCTGGAGGTGGATGACATGGAATTTCTAGAAAATATTACAAGTTAAGAAAAAAGCATTTAACGGAAGCAGCACAACTACAACAAGGTACAATGTCTACAGACAATAGGGCAACAGTCATTCTGACTAGTGTAAAGAATTACAGAAGCCTACTGATTTTTACAGCAATATTATTCAAGGCAAGGGGATTTCCAATAGATCTGATGCATCTAAGCCTGCAATTTGACCCATTTTAGGTGTCTaatacacaatttttttaaaagtgatttcacTGAATCAGCTAAACTATTTGATAATGGGGGTTTGTAGTTAACAAGtgcaaaaccaccaaaaaaggtcagaaaaggagaaaatggaGATGTAGATACGTACCATTTTATGTTAGCAGTATATTGGGGAAAGGAGATGGTAAGGTGGTAGATGAacagaaaacagaggaaaaaaagagctCTGAAAACCTGAAAAAAGTCCATTAAAATGGATCTGAAAAGAATTTCCATAATAGCAGCAAATATACATTTATGGCACTGGATGAATAAAATATCCTAAGAGCCTGAAAAAAGCAAGCATGGTTTAGTtcccacatacatacatacatacatacagacaaACCTGAAACAGAACACAGCAAAACAGAAgttgaaataataaaactgtctaCAAATAAGTCATGGAAAAAAGCCTACTGTGATACAAAGGAAGTATCAGGATTATATGAAAACATATCCTGTTAACCTAAAATCAGTCAAACTCTAATCAGTTGTAGAACTATTTTCTTCAATATAGTGTAGACAGAATCAATTTGACACTGCCATAAATTCCATGTAAACTATTAATCACAAGTTGACAGTTGTGTTACCAGTTATTCAAGAAGTCAGGTTTACTCCTGATTTTCAATAAGTGAGTGAATTTGACCCATATGAGCTAGCTATCAGTAATCTTTAGGCATTTTCAATGGAATGGTACCTCCATTAGCTTTTAAAATGGTGAAAAAGCTAAGACGAACATTTTAACTATTTGTTTTCTGTACTTGTGAATTCGTTTTACAGCACAATTTACCTAAACTAGTCGCATGACGTGGCAATACCAGAATAGAATCATAAATGTATAAAATCCACTTACCTTCACAAAATGGAATATCATGATTCCATGCGACCCTTGTTTCATGGATCACACACAGACTAGTATTATGTCCAACTAATCTGAACCtaaacaagaacattttttaaaaggcaaaatttcTTAAATTACCAAACTTCTAAACCATCAGTTCAGATATTTTGAGTATACTTCTGTTCTGCCAGTAGGTGGCGATGACTTACTGAATTTCAGGTGATGCCAGTCTTATTATAAGACAAGAGTTACTTATTTTGCTAATTATTCTGACCAAAGCCATAAAATAGCAAGTGAGAAAAGTGACTCCAGCTACCAGAAGGATAGACATCTGAGATTTACATATAGATACCCAGTTCACCACTGCTGATTCTTTGAAAATTACCAAAGCAATGCCAAAGATACTGTAGAAGGAGGAAAATAGTTCTGAATTTGGCAGCCAATTAACACTCAGTGTAAGAGCTCAGTGCATTCTGTTTATTTGTTTGATGCATGATCCTACAGCCCAAACATCTAGAAAGAGGCAGATAAAGTTAATACAAATTACAAAATTCTGCCCTATGTACATATTTATATACAGTTATAGATGTGTAACAAAATATCAACAAAAcataatatttgaaaaatgtttataaagGGGAGGCCTATTTAAAAATTTTGAAACCCTATTTAAAAAAGTCATTCCAAGATTTGAAAGCAAATCTTTTCAAGTTTGAATACAAGATACTAAAAAAGTAGGTTCACACGATGGAAACGCTGACCCAACCTTCTTTACATTGAACATGCAGAACAGCTAAAAAGTTGCAGCTATTTCAGGAACTTCGTACTCCAGAATGCCCCACTGAAGGTTTGTCATAATTTGCTATCTAGACCTTTGTACTGACTACAACAGAAGAGAAAAGTagagtatgggggggaggggggaatcttcAACATCCTTACCCTTCGTCACAAGAAAATGTAATGTTCGAACCAAATACGAGATCTTTGATATGAACCTTGCCATTAGCTAGGTCTCCTGGATGTCCACATGATTTccctaaagaaaataaaatgggaaTTAGATTTTTCTTTCTATGTTCTGTTACAAAAGATAACTAAAGGTAAACAATAAGTGACCCACATTTTTGCATGCGACTAATGTAAAGTTAagtgtgttatttttaaaagcctgCGAAAACAAGAAAAAGGCCCTCAAATGTGATGAATTAACATATTGTGTTATGAGTGGAATGGATAAGACCAGTGCCCTTCTAGTGAAATATCATCCCTATTGGTTATAAGCAATCACGTTGCCAGGCTACAGATTGAGTCCTGCTAATATACCATGCAACTTATTCAAATTACTAGGAACCCAAATCAAGTGAATTACACAGAAAACAATACAACCAGATGCCAAAAATTTTGTGGCAGACTTAAAGAGCCCTATCCTGCAAGATGCACTTTAGCTCTCGCATCCTTCTGGAAAGTAAAAGGAAGTATTGGATATAATTCTCTCTCAAGGAAAGCATAACCCTCCACACAGCgctcccagcccagagagagaaaacaaaaatttaactGATATCATCATCACAGCAATGCAAATCGGTATCACTAACTCATGGGCTTGGCATGCTTTTGTCAATAACTACATGCAATGTCTGCATTAGTCTAGTCTCCATGTacaatcctggccctattgaatgGAAgtgctgccactgacttcaagtaGGCCAGAATTTCATCTTCTGTGTTAAAGTTTTAGATTTGATTCTTTAGGGGAGCTTTATGTGCctcctaaaaaacaaacaattctgtCTGAAAAACTGTGTCCCTTTCAAGCTCCAGATCATCAAAGGTTACAAAATCCTCATTCCAGTCCAGAAGAGCTTTTAACCTGTTAGTGTTTTCTGACCCGAGTGTggaggggtggcagagggaagagaggagaaaaaccttACCTTGACAAAACACTTTGGGTTCTGACCACACAGATTCATTTACACAAGTAAGAGTGGAAGACTGTCCAGGGACTCTTTGGTATCCTGAGCGGCAGCTGTACTTCACTGAGGTCCCAACTGGAAAGATTTCCTTGACCTTAAACTCATCTTGCAGTTCAGCAAAGCTTAGCCTTGGTGGGACACCACAATGACCTATAAAAAAGAAATATCATTGTAACTTtggaaaaaacccaaactcttTAGTTTTTGTGTTTTAACTAAGCCTTAACTGACacagaggctgggattttcaaaagagcctaggAAAGATTCAATGGGTTCTGGGCATAGAACTTCCTTAGGCCCTTTTAAAATCCCAGCTTGAAATCTTAAAACAAGGAGTAAAGGGTAGCTCGCACTACCAATCTGTGAGGCACAAGGTAAGAAAAAGATAACAGTACTGTGTTTagatacttatttaaaaaaatcctaaatccACAGAACAAGCGTGACTAGTTAAGCAGTGGGGTAAGATCAACAGAACTTGAAATTTGAAAGCAAATGTTATCTGTCACCGTGGCATGCAATTTTCAGAGATACCAGCCCTTTAACTTAATTGCATGTCCAACAGCTCATAGCAATTCGATTTGAGTCCAAACAACAACAAGGATgtttgttgaagaaaaaaatgctttccCCTTTTTCTTGATCTGCTTCTTCACCTTATGACAGTGTGACAACTCCACTTCCAACTGCATTTCTCTAAATCTGTAGTATTTTGACTAGTTTGCTTAGGCAAACAAGAAATCTGCAGAAACATAAGGCTGCACATCAGACATCAACTTTCCACTAAATGGTGCTTAATTATGATGCTTACTCTGCAGTAAAGGAACAGCTACTTAATCTACAGTATTTATGGTTCCAGATGCGTTGGACACAGATTCCACTCTTGGTGGACATGAGCACCATGCACTAGAGATTGAAATCTTTTTGGCTAGCAGTATCTGTTGGGGCCATACCTGGATCCTTGCTCAATCACTGACCACCCTCAGGGCATAAAGATGGTGCAAATCTAACCATCTCTCAGTTCATTTGCCAACATAGAATCCCATAGGATTAGGACTCCACATTAGGGGGAGACGGAGCTGTCTGTTCAAAGCCCCAGACTGTGGAGCAGATGAGGAAGTTGCCTGTGGTGAAATCTGCGCTTTTTCTTCAGAGGCTCAGACAAATCAGGGAGCACTGCCTGAACTATGGCTGCTTTTATTGTTCTCTTTTACAGGATGGGACACTGCACTCCTTAGAGCTCGGAGCAGCCCTGCAATTAATCCTTCAGAGTCTGGAGTGTCTCATTGTTGCCCTCAAATGGAAGGTCTTCAATTTTTGCCTCTTGGAATCCCTGAGGGTTGCAGTCACGGCAATCCCCTCATAGAAATGGCGACGGCCACTGTTCACACTGCAGCGTCAGACACAGTTAGTCTGCAGAGATGTTCTGGCAGTTTTAGACCTCTGCCATAGGTGTTTTCTGTTCTTCTTGGTGTTCCTTGAATAACTTATCCACAAAATTGGGCAGTTCAtcccattttaaattttttttttttgggtaaacCACACAGTAATGCTTGGTAACTTGCTACCCTCATTTATAGACTTGTGGAAGAACAGACCTTTCAGCCAAAGAAGTCAAGGAGTCTCTCTCTTGAGGGATGAGCTTAGAGGACCATACAGTTTTGTCCTGTACTGTACAGCTTGGACAACCACAGAGCCAGGTGTAGGTAGCTCAAAAATATTTAAGCCTCTTTGTGGGGACCTGATTGACAGTCTGCATGCCATGTTCATTCTTTTTAAgaaactatgataaattttgtacaaagtatgccttttgAGACATGTCCTGGGTAGATTAAGCCCATCAAGGGGTGTCTGGTCACATAGTCAGCAGGGATTTTATACCCCAACTGCCAGTGTTTCTgacacacaaaacaggagtgtGTGACCTAGCAGTCTCAGTCCTCTAGGGCATCCCTTGCTACCAGGGTAGCATGACCTAGCAGTCAGGGTAGATTGCACCATCACCCAAGATCTCAGGCCCTCTGTCAGGGCAGagcagcaaacacacacacagtctcaatATAGTCTAGCATTTTGACTCTGGTGAATAGTAGACAACTGTAAACCTCTAGGTCTACAATGGGGGAACTGCCACCCCAGTGGGGGCTAGCAGCAGGGGAacccagctcagggccctaacaGAGTGTTATGCCACTGGATCAGCAGGAATCTGCCCAAAACACAGTGAGATCTCAGTCCTATGACCAGACTACTGTCTATttcccctgggccacttcctacctggTCTCCTAGTAGAGCagtccatgggtgctctggggtcaTCTGCTGGCAAGGTCTGCAGAAactcaaatccccccccccccgccaggtcACCACTGTCTTTCCAGTGTCCACCAGGGGTTCAGCATGCCTAGCCTCTATGAGGGAGCTCATATTAGACATCCTTTCTCCTCAGCAGTCCAGCCCAACTGAGCAGCGCTGCTTCCCTTTATACCCTGTCTccagactgagcatgctcagcaggGACGGAGGGGTGTGGCTTCCTCAGCttgcaatgcacagttaaccccTGGGGGGCCTGTGTAGGGTAGATAGACCTCATCACAAGGCATCatgtgaaaactcataatctgctggacctcattgtcctgataaaatatgtgcaacactgtatgtaaagttagAAGATTTTACTGTATAATGTCACTGTGACATGTTCCAAAGTTAGAAAAACAGGCCCAAACCAGTTCTTCAAAGACAAAAGACACACTAACAAACACCCCAGCTAGTATCAACATAATCAAATGGACTACCATGTGGCCATTCTCTGTGAGAAAGAAGGGCATGAGCTAGAACTTTACATACTGGCAATGGAACACCTGGGGGTTTTCCATGTAAACAGACTGTTGCCTGAACCCCAGCTGTAGATAGGCCTCAAAGAGGGGAGAAGGATATAAAACTGAGAAACAGAAGCTCCCAAATCACCTCTCTCCACTCATGACATCAATAATGTTTGAAACATAAAGGAAGCATcactgaactggggggagatCCTAGCTGAAGCAATCCAGCCAGACGGCTATAAGCTGGTGGGGAGGCAAACCTTTTTGCTTTTAAGCATGCTTAGTTTGTGAAATTAAGTATTAGTTTGCAAGTAATGcggcataaaaatcagaattggttacaaaaaaagaaatagatgttaagtgattgcattttaccttttatctgtaggtaataaacttgttttattgtttcatctaaaccagtgtgtttggattgaagtatTTGGGAATCTCCACGTTTGTGCACATCATTTTCCACTGATGAAATGATGGCCTTTAtgtgagcttgcattgttcagtagAGAGCTTGACAGTACAAGAAACACATTTCAGAGACAAGATCTGGGACAGGGAAGTTGCTGGTGGTgccctgtatgtaattcatgaaTGGCTGGCCAGAGCATTCATGTAATTCAGGTGGGCATGATTTTGCACGCTTGAGGCTGTGTGTGATCTGGCCAGGAGTGgttgttctcacagcaaagcagtgtacaAGGCATCCCAGACTGGAAAACTGAGGGGACACAGTTGACCATCTGTCCAGACTGTATCCTTGGGAGTATCACACTGCTATCTCCAAGAAAGTGGACAGAAGATATCAGAGAGAAAAGCCAGCGTGTGGGGTTCTGCCTTGTAGTCATGGGAAGTAAGAAGAAAGTGAGAGGTGGCTGGGCCCACTCCACCCTTTGTACCCCCTGACGGAGAGGAGTGGAGGAAAAGGGCACAGATGCAGCTAAATGGATACCACTAGCCAAAAAGAACTGGATTTTCAACCCATGGGGGGCATGAGTACCAATCGTGGAATCTGTGTGAACAGTCACTCAAAGAACAATCTTtttttgcagaagaaaaatattggcAGCTGATTAaagaggctcagctgggcagcaATAGGCGGGCCGTATAAAGCCTAGAACTGAAAGGCAGATACTctcaggggaaagggaggagtgaATGGAGACTACAGTCACTTCCTGGGAAAAAGAAGGAGACTTTTGGGAACTGATAGGCCTAGGAACGAAAAGGGAACTAGAAATAGGAAGTAGCGCAGGAATAGAGCAGTGAGACGGCCCAAACTGCTAAGCTGAAGGTCCCTGGACTAAAACCCAGAACAGAGGGCAAgcctaggttcccctaccagccactggctGAACGGTACTGAGGCAGTGAGCGAGAGGACGGTCTAGGATTATTGATGGCTAAACCACCCCTGGAAGAGGGGAGCACAGTTAGTGACATGGCCAGAAGGTTGAGCCATGAAGAGGACACTATGGTTtctgaggctgcaggaggaacTAAAGGCAGATGGAGTGAGCGTGCGAACTGCAGGGAGACTGGCCTTGAGCTAATCTCCAGAGTATCGGGAAGAGGCCCCAGTCCAGAGGTGAGTGGTACATCCTGCGACAGGCAGGCTTCCTTTCAACACCTCCCCATGGGGCCTTCCCTCCTGAGGGTTGGCAACCCACCCAGCTAGAGCCTTCCTGCAGGAAGTCAAATACAGAGAAGTCACAGACAAATCTAGGAATCACAGTATCCATAACATTCTCTGTACTGAGATGCACTTGCAGTATGAAACATAGTGGGAGAcgtaggctatggctacactaccacagtgctactcaaagtggtggtccgtggaccagtGCCGGTCGGCGAGCCACCAGCTGCCAGTCTGAGTGCACATTGGGGGAACAAAATTGCCAgccccccacatcagatagcttgagaagcactgcactagagagcttacaatgGCCCAGCTGCAGCAACGCTGCTCTAAAGTAGCTGCTCTAAAGCAACTGGAGAGACCTCTTCCATCAAATGAGCTACTGCTGCTCGTTTAAGGGGcattaattatgttgatgggagaagctctcccgtggatatagcactgttcacaccagcacATAGGCTGGTGTAACTTAGGTCGTTCAGCTGGAGGTTCATTCACATCTGagcgacataagtggtagtgtagacttaGTCccggtctacactgggggagatCGAtttaagatatgcaacttcaacttcgagaatagcatagctgaagtcactcccccgtcaactcttGCAGCGGTGGACTACcaaagtcaacgggagagcacttGGGGATCAATTTATGGCATCTAGAAGGCggatagtg
Coding sequences within:
- the LOC119846319 gene encoding complement component receptor 1-like protein isoform X1, with protein sequence MVTLSGKLFSGSSNWSKRCSLSAFDRGLNALLVFLKARLSCREARGEEFSSDGRTEAPSLAVTRALGEAPSHPQPMIRLGVRGDQLALESKRDGPVPLGSNTNWRRKTPASSPAEKTSSGHCGVPPRLSFAELQDEFKVKEIFPVGTSVKYSCRSGYQRVPGQSSTLTCVNESVWSEPKVFCQGKSCGHPGDLANGKVHIKDLVFGSNITFSCDEGFRLVGHNTSLCVIHETRVAWNHDIPFCEEIPCHPPPDIKNGEHSGDPNTHYTYGSTVTYICNTVPRGTDPFSLIGEASIHCTSDEDQNGIWSGEPPQCKVVQCKNAEVENGRKLSGFGPSYSYQDAITFGCEAGYFMVGSHVIICQANNLWSPPIPTCEKIPQSVCGAPPFPNGKMLPSKPQYVTGDGITLTCEANYVLPDGAKSMTSHCKGNNVWDPSVQTCQLPRSVCGAPWFPNGKMLPSKPQYVTGDGITLTCEVNYVLPNDAKSMTSHCKRNNMWDPPVQICQRVCPDLVISHGRVKSGGKPHYVVGDHVTIECYAAYTMPGEPKIHCTDKFKWEPVIPECRLRVYIIIIICVIVIAAGMLTVTLVYKKFFSQKGSYQTDENGQEACILNAKVPDETEASALKN
- the LOC119846319 gene encoding membrane cofactor protein-like isoform X7, which encodes MEPLRPSWIPRLSALLALALGHCGVPPRLSFAELQDEFKVKEIFPVGTSVKYSCRSGYQRVPGQSSTLTCVNESVWSEPKVFCQGKSCGHPGDLANGKVHIKDLVFGSNITFSCDEGFRLVGHNTSLCVIHETRVAWNHDIPFCEEIPCHPPPDIKNGEHSGDPNTHYTYGSTVTYICNTVPRGTDPFSLIGEASIHCTSDEDQNGIWSGEPPQCKVVQCKNAEVENGRKLSGFGPSYSYQDAITFGCEAGYFMVGSHVIICQANNLWSPPIPTCEKIPQSVCGAPPFPNGKMLPSKPQYVTGDGITLTCEANYVLPDGAKSMTSHCKGNNVWDPSVQTCQLPRSVCGAPWFPNGKMLPSKPQYVTGDGITLTCEVNYVLPNDAKSMTSHCKRNNMWDPPVQICQRVCPDLVISHGRVKSGGKPHYVVGDHVTIECYAAYTMPGEPKIHCTDKFKWEPVIPECRLRVYIIIIICVIVIAAGMLTVTLVYKKFFSQKGSYQTDENGQEACILNAKVPDETEASALKN
- the LOC119846319 gene encoding complement receptor type 2-like isoform X17 — translated: MARFISKISYLVRTLHFLVTKEIPCHPPPDIKNGEHSGDPNTHYTYGSTVTYICNTVPRGTDPFSLIGEASIHCTSDEDQNGIWSGEPPQCKVVQCKNAEVENGRKLSGFGPSYSYQDAITFGCEAGYFMVGSHVIICQANNLWSPPIPTCEKIPQSVCGAPPFPNGKMLPSKPQYVTGDGITLTCEANYVLPDGAKSMTSHCKGNNVWDPSVQTCQLPRSVCGAPWFPNGKMLPSKPQYVTGDGITLTCEVNYVLPNDAKSMTSHCKRNNMWDPPVQICQRVCPDLVISHGRVKSGGKPHYVVGDHVTIECYAAYTMPGEPKIHCTDKFKWEPVIPECRLRVYIIIIICVIVIAAGMLTVTLVYKKFFSQKGSYQTDENGQEACILNAKVPDETEASALKN